GCCTCGCTCTTACTGCGGTGCTCGGTCTCAGCGCTTGCGGCTCGGACAACAACGAGTCGTCCGCTGCCTCCCCCTCCGGCTCGGCCGCTGCGGCCGACTGCGCCAAGGGCACGCTGAACGCGCAGGGCTCCTCGGCCCAGAAGAACGCCATGGCCGAGTGGATCAAGGCGTACCAGCAGAAGTGTGCCGGCAGCACGATCAACTACGAGCCGTCCGGCTCGGGCGCGGGCATCCAGGCCTTCATCGCGGGCACCGCCGACTTCGCCGGCTCGGACTCGGCGCTCAAGCCGGAGGAGCAGCCGCAGGCCGACGCCAAGTGCTCGGGCGGCAAGGCCATCCACCTGCCGATGGTGATCGGCCCGATCGCGGTCGCCTACAACGTCAGCGGCGTGGACAACCTCCAGCTCAGCCCGAACACGCTGGCCAAGATCTTCGCCGGCAAGGTCACCAAGTGGGACGACGCGGCGATCAAGGCGGACAACCCGGACGCCAAGCTGCCGGCGACCACCATCCAGACGGTGCACCGCTCGGACGAGTCCGGCACCACCGACAACTTCACCAAGTACCTGTCGAAGACCGCCGACGCGGACTGGACCTTCGCCAACGCCAAGGCGTGGAAGGCCCCGGGCGGCACCGGCGCCAAGGGCTCCGACGGCGTGGCCAGCTCGGTCAAGGGCGCGGACGGCTCGATC
The Micromonospora sp. R77 DNA segment above includes these coding regions:
- the pstS gene encoding phosphate ABC transporter substrate-binding protein PstS translates to MKLQRHGAIACLALTAVLGLSACGSDNNESSAASPSGSAAAADCAKGTLNAQGSSAQKNAMAEWIKAYQQKCAGSTINYEPSGSGAGIQAFIAGTADFAGSDSALKPEEQPQADAKCSGGKAIHLPMVIGPIAVAYNVSGVDNLQLSPNTLAKIFAGKVTKWDDAAIKADNPDAKLPATTIQTVHRSDESGTTDNFTKYLSKTADADWTFANAKAWKAPGGTGAKGSDGVASSVKGADGSIGYMELSFAENAGLKKAKIKNGAGEYTELTGEAAGKTIAGAKVEGQGDDLKMSIDYKTTEAGAYPIVLVTYEIVCSKGLAADKLPLVKGLLGHAASSEGQAELSELGYAPLPDSVRTKVEAAVKNLS